From the genome of Gracilimonas sp., one region includes:
- a CDS encoding protease complex subunit PrcB family protein — MKTSFGIQSFIIVLFLCGCSGIFGGESLADLVVETIEKRDNGYYSENPIERVIKNQDEFDQVWTKIFKSQQPFPESPKIDFKNHTVILIMLDLKYSGGYEISDLSVIREDDHISISYKEIRPGTNCGVTEASTQPLHLFSINEKGWPVRFNKMETLYSDCRD; from the coding sequence ATGAAAACATCTTTTGGGATTCAATCTTTTATAATTGTGCTTTTTCTATGTGGTTGTTCTGGGATATTCGGTGGTGAGTCACTAGCTGATTTAGTTGTCGAGACCATTGAAAAAAGGGATAATGGATATTATTCAGAAAACCCAATTGAGAGGGTAATTAAAAATCAGGACGAATTTGATCAGGTATGGACTAAAATTTTTAAAAGTCAGCAACCATTTCCAGAATCTCCAAAAATAGACTTCAAAAACCATACAGTTATTTTAATTATGCTTGACTTAAAGTATTCAGGAGGGTACGAAATATCTGATCTGAGCGTGATAAGAGAGGATGATCATATATCAATTAGCTATAAGGAAATACGCCCGGGTACAAATTGTGGGGTTACTGAAGCATCAACTCAACCATTACATTTATTTTCTATTAATGAGAAAGGATGGCCTGTTCGATTTAATAAGATGGAAACGCTTTATAGTGATTGTAGAGATTGA